A part of Bacillus rossius redtenbacheri isolate Brsri chromosome 1, Brsri_v3, whole genome shotgun sequence genomic DNA contains:
- the LOC134546321 gene encoding uncharacterized protein LOC134546321 isoform X2 translates to MASTAQKCRFCPATFTAGNSRYHHERQCADNMQRDLQQCHLCGKMVARSDKMQQHLSTCAGAVATTSGMRCSLCYKVFARADFARRHEKSACGLNPNRIAHTCDNCAKEFARADKLKAHIKMLKGPAPPPTKKQRMVAVKPAVLPKPSTSRTKVVTGMGLANTHGFITAEVGFKGNLKTYIAVNTSSSAKDICTYLNSIKDKIINQLVEKIEENGPLKFNNVLECDYEKPVDTSEDKRAFKTMNAPLYAVHEVEKVVTESISKICKEEEDYMGKGSGWTLSAVKRLQLRINNLDPLCDSSYIELPACIVTKHAVINPQNFEDHMCFKWSILVKYVEGVHPERVNQRYHDLEEKFNFNNIEFPTPIKQIPLFEKQPWSLN, encoded by the coding sequence atggcatctaccgcgcagaaatgtcgtttctgccctgctaccttcacggcaggcaacagcCGCTACCAtcacgaacgtcagtgtgctgacaacatgcagcgtgacttacagcagtgtcatctgtgtggcaagatggtcgcacgcagcgacaagatgcagcagcacctgtcaacatgtgctggagctgtcgccacgacatcaggcatgcggtgcagtttatgctataaggtcttcgcccgtgctgattttgctagacgtcatgagaagtcggcttgtggcctcaacccaaaccgcatagcacatacctgcgacaactgtgccaaggagtttgccagggctgacaaattgaaagcccacatcaagatgttaaaggggcctgctccgcctccaacaaagaagcagaggatggtagcagttaagccagcagtactgcctaaaccatcgaccagccgaacaaaggtggtgaccggcatgggtttggccaatacccacggcttcatcaccgccgaagtgggattcaagggcaacttgaagacttacattgctgtaaatacgtcaagttctgccaaggacatttgtacgtacctgaactccatcaaggacaaaataataaaccaacttgtggagaagattgaagagaacggaccactgaagtttaataacgtgctcgagtgcgactacgaaaaaccagtagataccagtgaagacaagagggccttcaaaaccatgaatgcccccctctatgcagttcatgaggtggagaaggtagttaccgagtccatctctaagatctgcaaggaggaggaagactacatggggaaggggtccggatggactttgtcggccgttaagcgacttcaactccgaataaacaatcTAGATCCACTCTGTGACAGCTCCTACATCGAGCTACCTGCATGCATCGTAACAAAACATGCGGTGATCAATCCACAGAActtcgaagaccacatgtgctttaagtggtcgattcttgtgaagtacgtggaaggtgtgcatcctgaacgtgtcaaccagcgttaccatgacttggaagagaaattcaacttcaacaacatcgagtttcctactccaatcaaacAAATACCACTGTTCGAAAAACAACCCTGGAGTCTCAAttaa
- the LOC134546321 gene encoding uncharacterized protein LOC134546321 isoform X1, with product MPIVVYCDFEAILEKIHACHPNPDESYMLQYQKHKAYSYCIYVKADNTVIPSHITSALPSQPEVYRGCDAEDKFISRIVEIGHDVQKIFSTSVTMTPLTHAQNTAFLQARCCCYCGGRFGGAVKKVRDHNHFTGEFIGPACNDCNLLRRRPKKIIVFFHNLAYNQNFIIRKLGYDSKDIFIIPNSEEKLITFSKKLHDKFSIQFVDTFRFMSRGLASLAEFLPANKFISTAEFFAPDELGLVTRKGVFPYDFVDSFALLDDSCLPPIDDFYNMLTDSGISEADYAHAQNVWDKFQCATLGEYADLYLKTDVLILADVFENFRSLCLETYSLDPSHYIYCPGFAFDAMVRTTGVQLELLTDYDMYMIVEAGIRGGVAQSIKPHCVANNAYIPETHVASKPSTFLEYIDGNNLYGWAMSLPLPIRHFQWTDTSIDVMSIPENSPTGYIIECDVEYPL from the coding sequence atgcccatcgtggtatattgcgactttgaagctattttAGAGAAAATCCAtgcgtgtcacccgaatcctgatgagtcatacatgctgcagtaccaaaagcataaagcgtacagctactgcatttatgtgaaagcagataatacagtcattccatcACACATCACTtctgcacttccttcacagcctgaagtatacagggggtgtgatgcagaagataaattcatatcccgcattgtggagattggacatgacgtacagaaaatattttctacatctgttactatgactccactcacacatgcacaaaacactgcttttctgcaagcaaggtgttgttgctactgtgggggaaggtttggaggggctgtaaagaaagttcgtgaccacaatcacttcaccggcgaatttattgggcctgcatgtaatgactgcaaccttctcaggcgcagaccaaaaaagattattgtgttcttccacaacctggcatacaatcagaacttcattatcaggaagttggggtatgatagtaaagacatcttcatcattccgaattcagaggagaagctgataactttttccaagaagttacatgataagttcagcattcagtttgtcgatacgttccgttttatgagtcggggtctcgcttcgctcgccgagttcttgcctgcaaacaagtttataagtactgctgagtttttcgcccCTGATGAATTGgggttggttacccgcaagggagtattcccatacgacttcgttgattcttttgctctgCTGGATGATTCTTGTCTTCCACCCATCGATGATTTTTACAATATGCTTACTGATTCTGGGATTTctgaggcggattacgctcacgcacaaaatgtctgggacaagtttcagtgtgctactttgggggagtacgctgacttgtacctgaagacggatgtcctgattttggcggacgtatttgagaattttcgcagtctttgcttggaaacatatagtttagatccgtctcactacatttattgtcctgggttcgctttcgacgcgatggttcgaaccacaggtgtacagctagagctacttacagattacgacatgtatatgattgtggaggctggtattcgcggtggtgtagcgcaaagcattaaacctcattgcgtagccaataacgccTACATACCAGAAACACACgttgcttccaagccatccacattcctggagtacattgatggaaacaacttgtacgggtgggcgatgtctctgccactccccattcgtcatttccaatggacagacacatcaattgatgtcatgtctattccggaaaactcccccacaggctacattatcgagtgtgatgtggagtaccctctctaA